GAGTTGTCGGTCGGGCAGCAAGCGCTGTGGCTGATCCACCGGTTGGCCCCGGACAGCCCGGCCAGCAACGTGGTCCACGGTCTGCACGTCGAACCGGTGCTCGACCTCGACCTGGTACGCCGGGCGGTGGCGACGGTGCGATCACGGCACGACCTGCTCCGGTCCCGGTTCGTGCAGACGGATCAGGGGCCGGTGCGGGTCGTCGATCCCGACCTCGGGTGCGAGGTCGAGGTCCACGATGTTCCCGACCTGGACGACGACGGGCTGTTGCGCCGCTGCCAGGAGTTCGGCGACCAGCCGCTACGGCTCGCGCAGGACGCTCCGATGCGGGTGGCGTTGCTGCGGCGGCGCACCGACTGCGTGCTGGTGGTGGTCATCCATCACATCGCCACCGACTTCCACTCGCAGCGGATCGTCTGGCAGGAGTTGGACGGCGCGTACGGGGCGTTGCAGACCGGACGGCCGGTGGAGTTGCAGCCGGTCTCCGGCAGCTACGACGACTTCCTGGCCCGGGAGCGGGCGGCCCTCTCCGGCGAGCGCGGCGAGCGGCTGCGCGCCTACTGGGATCAGGTCTGCGACGGCGCCACGGCGGCCACCCTGCCGACCGACCGGCCCCGTCCGCCGGTGCGCTCGTTCCGCGGCGGCGCGTTCAGTCAGGAGCTCCCGGACGACCTCGCCCGCCGGCTGCGGGAGACCGCAGCGGCGGCCGGGGTGACGCCGTACAGCGTCGTGCTCGCCGCGTTCCAGGCAACGATGTACCGCTACACCGGTCTGGGGGAGCTCACCGTCGGTTGTCCGGCCTCGCTGCGTCGGGGACGGGCGCTGCGCGGGGTGGTCGGCATGTTGATCAACACGATCGCGCTGCGTGGATCGTTCGACGCGGACACCACGTTCGCCATGGCGATCACCGCAGCGAGCCGACAGCTGACCGACGCTGTAGCCCATGCCGCCTACCCGTTCCCGCTGCTCCGATCGGGCCGTCGTAACCAGGATCCGCCAGTGCGGGTGACCGTCACCCTGCTGGCTCACCAGCATGGCGACAACTACACCACCCGGCGGCACGCGTTCGCCGGGCACCAGATCCGGCTGCTGGACATCCCGTACGACGAGGGCCAGTTCGACCTGTCGGCGACCCTCACCCAGTACCAGGACGGCCGGCTCCAGGCGGAGTTCGGTTACGACACCGACCTGTTCGACGAGGCGACCGTGCAGCGGCTGGCCGGGCACTTCCTCCAGATGCTGCGGGTGGCCTGCACGGCGCCGGAGACGGTGGTGTCCCTGGCGCCGATGGTCGACCAGGCGGAACTGCGCGAACTGCTGGCGCTCGGCACCCCATAGACCGGTGCGGCGTGGCCCCGCGGCGCCCCCGTGCTGCCGGGCCGGCGCGTCCGCCGCACGGGCCGGATCCGGCCGGCGCGACCCCGTCGCCGGCCGGATCCAGGCCCGGCGGTGGCCGCCCGAGGCACAGGTATAGGGGCGGTATAGCGCTGATTGACAACTTCGTGGCATTGGTAGGTCACTCGTGGAGGGAGGAACGGTGCGCGAGGGCATCCTCTCGACGGTCGGGAACACACCGCTGGTACAGCTGGTCCGGTTGTTTCCGGAGTTCCCCTCCCGGTTGTTCGTGAAGCTCGAACGCTTCAATCCCGGCGGCAGCATCAAGGACCGCACCGCGCTGAGCATGCTGCGCGCCAAGGTCGAATCTGGGGAGCTGGTGCCCGGCCGATCGGTGGTCGTCGAGTCCAGCTCGGGCAATCTGGCCATCGGCCTCGCCCAGGTTTGTGCCTACTACGCGATCCGGTTCATCTGCGTGGTCGACCCGAAGACCACCCGGCAGAACCTCGCGATCCTGACCGCGTACCACGCGGAGATCGAGATGGTCGAGCACCCCGACCCGGTCACCGGCGAGTACCTGCCGGCCCGGCAGCGCCGTGTCCGGGAACTGTGCGAGCAGGTCCCGCACGCCTACCGCCCGGACCAGTACGCCAACCCGCTCAATGCCGCCGCGCAGCGGCAGACGATGGCCGAGATCGTGACCGCGCTCGACGGGCGGATCGACTATCTGTTCTGTTCCACCGGCACCTGCGGCACGCTGGTCGGCTGCGTCGGCTACCTCCGCGACCACGGGCTGTCCACCCGGGTGGTGGCGGTGGACGCGGTGGGCAGCGCCATCTTCGGCGACGAGCCAGCGACCCGGCTGATCCCCGGGCACGGCGCCTCGGTCGTGCCGCCGCTGGCCGCCGACGCCACCCCGGACGAGATCATGCACGTCTCCGACCTGGACTGCGTGGTCGGTTGCCGGTTGCTGCTGCACCGGGAGGCCATCCTCGCCGGCGGGTCCTCCGGCGCCACCGTGGCCGCACTGCGCCGACGGATGGCGGACATCCCGGCGGGCGCCACCGCCGTGCTGATCCTGCCCGACAACGGCGACCGCTACCTCGACACGATCTATTCCGATCAATGGGTTTCCGGGCACTTCGGGGAGATCACCCACCTGTGGAAGGACGCTACGTGCTGATCATCGGTCGGGCTGTGGTGCGGGACATCCTCGACGG
The window above is part of the Micromonospora sp. LH3U1 genome. Proteins encoded here:
- the sbnA gene encoding 2,3-diaminopropionate biosynthesis protein SbnA, which codes for MLSTVGNTPLVQLVRLFPEFPSRLFVKLERFNPGGSIKDRTALSMLRAKVESGELVPGRSVVVESSSGNLAIGLAQVCAYYAIRFICVVDPKTTRQNLAILTAYHAEIEMVEHPDPVTGEYLPARQRRVRELCEQVPHAYRPDQYANPLNAAAQRQTMAEIVTALDGRIDYLFCSTGTCGTLVGCVGYLRDHGLSTRVVAVDAVGSAIFGDEPATRLIPGHGASVVPPLAADATPDEIMHVSDLDCVVGCRLLLHREAILAGGSSGATVAALRRRMADIPAGATAVLILPDNGDRYLDTIYSDQWVSGHFGEITHLWKDATC
- a CDS encoding condensation domain-containing protein produces the protein MTEDVRELSVGQQALWLIHRLAPDSPASNVVHGLHVEPVLDLDLVRRAVATVRSRHDLLRSRFVQTDQGPVRVVDPDLGCEVEVHDVPDLDDDGLLRRCQEFGDQPLRLAQDAPMRVALLRRRTDCVLVVVIHHIATDFHSQRIVWQELDGAYGALQTGRPVELQPVSGSYDDFLARERAALSGERGERLRAYWDQVCDGATAATLPTDRPRPPVRSFRGGAFSQELPDDLARRLRETAAAAGVTPYSVVLAAFQATMYRYTGLGELTVGCPASLRRGRALRGVVGMLINTIALRGSFDADTTFAMAITAASRQLTDAVAHAAYPFPLLRSGRRNQDPPVRVTVTLLAHQHGDNYTTRRHAFAGHQIRLLDIPYDEGQFDLSATLTQYQDGRLQAEFGYDTDLFDEATVQRLAGHFLQMLRVACTAPETVVSLAPMVDQAELRELLALGTP